The following coding sequences lie in one Mesorhizobium sp. NZP2298 genomic window:
- a CDS encoding hybrid sensor histidine kinase/response regulator, translated as MPLRDINDLEKLKKINAALVSRVERSMDQQGNAFSLFQTAISLENRVRTRTEELHSTLRRLEQSNIDLIAAKENAELANLSKTRFLAAASHDVLQPLNAAHLSVSALAEVQTSDEGRKLVRQVERSLETMEDLLRTLLDISKLDAGVVQPDIGDVSLEALFSSLRSDFQPVAEMKGLSLKFRPVNAVVRSDRTLLRRILQNILSNALGYTRSGGVLVGTRHRGDTIRIDVADTGCGIPEDQREAVFEEFHRGTSPTSAELDGGGLGLGLAIVRRMAGALGHPVTFSSKVGRGTIFHIDVPVGIGAPADAIASATGLERSRGYGLFGTKVLLVENDIEVLEAMTFLLERWQCLVRAATSTDDALDLLGDTDWVPDIVIADQHLDGGDLGTATISEVRDYLGRAVPALIVTADSSEAVAKAARAGGIELMRKPLKPAQLRALLAHLLA; from the coding sequence ATGCCGCTCAGGGACATAAACGACCTCGAAAAACTGAAGAAGATCAACGCCGCCCTGGTCAGCCGCGTCGAGCGGTCGATGGACCAGCAAGGCAATGCCTTCTCGCTGTTCCAGACCGCGATCTCGCTCGAAAACCGCGTGCGCACGCGCACGGAGGAGCTGCACTCGACCTTGCGGCGGCTCGAGCAATCCAACATCGATCTCATCGCCGCCAAGGAAAATGCCGAACTGGCGAACCTGTCCAAGACAAGGTTCCTCGCCGCCGCCAGCCATGACGTGCTGCAGCCGCTGAACGCGGCCCATCTCTCCGTCTCGGCGCTCGCCGAGGTGCAGACCAGCGACGAGGGCAGGAAGCTGGTGCGGCAGGTAGAGCGCTCGCTGGAAACGATGGAGGACCTGCTGCGCACGCTGCTCGACATTTCCAAGCTCGACGCCGGCGTGGTGCAGCCCGACATTGGCGACGTCAGCCTCGAGGCGCTGTTCTCGTCGCTGCGCTCGGATTTCCAGCCGGTCGCGGAAATGAAGGGTTTGTCGCTGAAATTCCGGCCGGTCAACGCCGTGGTCCGCTCCGACCGGACGCTGCTGCGCCGCATCCTGCAGAACATTCTTTCCAACGCACTGGGCTACACCCGCTCGGGTGGCGTCCTTGTCGGCACCAGGCATCGCGGCGACACGATCCGCATCGATGTCGCCGATACCGGCTGCGGCATTCCCGAGGACCAGCGTGAGGCGGTTTTCGAGGAGTTCCATCGCGGCACTTCGCCGACCAGTGCCGAACTCGACGGCGGCGGCCTTGGGCTCGGACTTGCCATCGTGCGCCGCATGGCCGGCGCGCTCGGCCACCCCGTGACTTTCTCGTCGAAGGTCGGGCGCGGCACGATCTTCCACATCGATGTCCCGGTCGGCATCGGGGCGCCCGCCGACGCCATCGCCAGCGCCACCGGCCTTGAGCGGTCGCGCGGCTACGGCCTGTTCGGCACCAAGGTGCTGCTGGTCGAGAACGACATCGAGGTGCTGGAGGCCATGACCTTCCTGCTCGAGCGCTGGCAATGCCTGGTGCGGGCCGCGACCTCGACCGACGATGCGCTGGACCTGCTCGGCGACACCGACTGGGTGCCCGACATCGTCATTGCCGACCAGCATCTCGATGGCGGCGATCTCGGCACCGCAACCATATCGGAAGTCCGCGACTATCTCGGCCGCGCCGTGCCGGCGCTGATCGTCACCGCCGACAGTTCCGAAGCCGTCGCCAAGGCGGCGCGGGCCGGCGGCATCGAATTGATGCGCAAGCCGCTGAAGCCGGCGCAGTTGCGCGCGCTTCTGGCGCATTTGTTGGCTTAG
- a CDS encoding FIST signal transduction protein yields the protein MSALTTDEPNPDVFARAVAAEAAAINAGFALLFFSQSLVEAGALSRALSAHAPGLHHAGCSTAGEITPQGLEEGHMLAMLLPSASFTAVSTMVDNLSTSGMDKITGEVEALRRTLRGRLGGEQTRNTFALCFIDGLSYAEEAVSSAIHWGLDDIPLLGGSAGDDLKFETTRLISNGRVTSDSAIIMLIATEIPFHVFKTDNFVPTDEKLVVTASDADHRIVREFNATNAAEEYAASVGIVAQTLTPLSFASHPVVVKVGGEYYCRSIQKMHPDGSLSFFCAIDDGVVLSIAQPKDMVESTRAALREVEERLGGIDMILGFDCVLRRLDARNRQVFRDISELYRVNNVVGFGTYGEQYRSMHLNQTFTGIAFGERQAAE from the coding sequence TTGTCGGCGCTGACCACGGACGAGCCCAACCCGGATGTTTTCGCGCGCGCGGTGGCCGCCGAGGCTGCCGCAATAAACGCCGGCTTTGCGCTGCTGTTCTTTTCCCAGAGCCTCGTCGAGGCCGGCGCCCTGTCGCGGGCACTCTCGGCCCACGCGCCGGGGCTCCATCATGCAGGCTGCTCCACCGCCGGCGAGATCACGCCGCAGGGGCTCGAGGAAGGCCATATGCTGGCAATGCTGCTGCCGTCGGCGTCGTTCACCGCGGTCAGCACCATGGTCGACAACCTGTCCACATCGGGCATGGACAAAATCACCGGCGAGGTCGAGGCCTTGCGGCGCACGCTGCGCGGCCGGCTCGGCGGTGAGCAGACCAGGAACACCTTCGCGCTCTGCTTCATCGACGGGCTATCCTATGCCGAGGAAGCGGTAAGCTCCGCCATCCACTGGGGACTTGACGACATACCGCTGCTCGGCGGCTCGGCAGGCGACGATTTGAAATTCGAGACGACACGCCTGATCTCGAACGGCAGGGTCACCTCGGACAGCGCCATCATCATGCTGATCGCCACGGAGATTCCGTTCCACGTCTTCAAGACCGACAATTTCGTTCCGACCGACGAAAAGCTGGTGGTGACGGCGTCCGATGCCGATCACCGCATCGTGCGCGAATTCAACGCCACCAATGCGGCGGAGGAATATGCCGCTTCCGTCGGGATCGTAGCGCAAACGTTGACGCCGCTGAGTTTCGCCTCGCATCCGGTGGTGGTGAAGGTGGGCGGTGAATATTATTGCCGTTCCATCCAGAAGATGCACCCGGATGGTTCGCTGTCGTTCTTCTGCGCCATCGACGACGGCGTCGTGCTGTCGATCGCCCAGCCCAAGGATATGGTGGAATCGACACGCGCCGCCCTGCGCGAGGTCGAAGAGAGGCTTGGCGGCATCGACATGATCCTCGGCTTCGACTGCGTGCTGCGCCGGCTCGATGCACGCAACCGGCAGGTCTTTCGTGACATTTCGGAACTCTACCGGGTCAACAACGTCGTCGGCTTCGGCACCTATGGCGAGCAGTACCGGTCGATGCACCTCAACCAGACTTTCACCGGCATCGCTTTCGGCGAACGGCAAGCGGCGGAATAA
- a CDS encoding (2Fe-2S)-binding protein, with product MSDVSLMVNGRRVSGVAEDRTLLVHFLRENLGLTGTHVGCDTSQCGACVVHVDGKAVKSCTMLAVQASGSSVVTIEGLANGADLHPVQAAFKEHHGLQCGFCTPGMIMTATDMINRHPEGLDEATVRAELEGNICRCTGYHNIVKAILAASKTMSKGAKGKARQAA from the coding sequence ATGTCGGACGTTTCTTTGATGGTGAACGGGAGGCGAGTCAGCGGCGTTGCCGAGGATCGAACGCTTCTGGTCCATTTCCTGCGCGAGAATCTCGGCCTTACAGGCACTCATGTCGGGTGCGATACCTCGCAATGCGGGGCCTGCGTCGTCCATGTCGACGGCAAGGCGGTCAAGTCCTGCACCATGCTTGCGGTCCAGGCGTCCGGCTCGAGCGTTGTGACGATCGAGGGTCTCGCCAACGGCGCCGACCTGCATCCAGTGCAGGCAGCCTTCAAGGAACATCACGGGCTGCAGTGCGGTTTCTGCACGCCAGGCATGATCATGACGGCGACCGACATGATCAACCGCCACCCCGAAGGCCTCGACGAGGCGACGGTGCGGGCCGAACTGGAAGGCAACATCTGCCGGTGCACCGGCTACCACAACATCGTCAAGGCGATTCTCGCCGCATCGAAGACGATGTCGAAGGGAGCCAAGGGCAAGGCGAGGCAGGCTGCGTGA
- a CDS encoding xanthine dehydrogenase family protein molybdopterin-binding subunit encodes MGIEGVGARVARKEDKRFITGAGRYVDDMVVPGMKHAAFVRSPHAHAQIKKIDVKKAQAMPGVIGVLTGKELKADGIGNLICGWMIHSKDGSPMKMGAWSPLAFDKVRYVGDAVVIVVAETKGQARDAAEAVEITYKELKAVVDASKAMDKGAPQIHPEADNNLIFDWDIGNADETAAAFKKASHVVKMDIINNRLVPNAMEPRAALGHYDKAEDHYTCWTTSQNPHVARLVMSAFYNVAPENKLRVIAPDVGGGFGSKIYIYPEEIVCLWASKKTGVPVKWVADRTESFLTDAHGRDHHTHAEMAFDANHKILGLKVETKANLGAYMSLFSSATPTYLYATLLSGQYNIPAIHANVKAIYTNTAPVDAYRGAGRPEATFVMERMMETAARQFGVSPAELRRKNFVTSFPHQTPVIMCYDAGDYAASLDAAMKASDYAGFAKRKAAAAKKGLLRGIGMSCYIEACGIAPSAAVGSLGAGVGLWESAEVRVNAVGTIEVLTGSHSHGQGHETTFAQLVNERFGVPIDSVSIVHGDTDKVQMGMGTYGSRSGAVGMSAIVKALDKVEAKAKKIAAHLLEADEGDIVIENGALKVAGTDKNVPWFQMALAAYTAHNLPGGMEPGLKETAFYDPSNFTFPAGCYICEVEVDPETGLTEIVQFVAADDFGNIINPMIVEGQVHGGLAQGIGQALLEGAHYDASGQLLTASYMDYTMPRAGDLPSFTVSTSNTPCPGNPLGIKGCGEAGAIGSPPAVINAITDAIGIADIAMPASPSTVWAAIRAATKH; translated from the coding sequence ATGGGCATTGAAGGTGTTGGCGCTCGGGTCGCGCGCAAGGAAGACAAAAGATTCATCACCGGCGCCGGCCGCTATGTCGACGACATGGTGGTTCCCGGCATGAAGCATGCGGCCTTCGTGCGCAGCCCGCACGCGCATGCGCAGATCAAGAAGATCGACGTCAAGAAGGCACAAGCCATGCCCGGCGTCATCGGGGTGCTGACCGGTAAGGAGCTCAAGGCCGATGGCATCGGCAACCTGATCTGCGGCTGGATGATCCATTCCAAGGACGGTTCGCCGATGAAGATGGGCGCATGGTCGCCGCTGGCCTTCGACAAGGTTCGCTATGTCGGCGACGCGGTCGTCATCGTCGTCGCCGAGACCAAGGGCCAGGCACGCGATGCGGCCGAAGCGGTCGAGATCACCTACAAGGAACTGAAGGCGGTTGTCGACGCCTCGAAGGCGATGGACAAGGGCGCGCCGCAGATCCACCCGGAAGCCGACAACAACCTGATCTTCGACTGGGACATCGGCAACGCCGACGAGACGGCGGCTGCCTTCAAGAAGGCATCCCATGTCGTCAAGATGGACATCATCAACAACCGGCTTGTTCCCAACGCCATGGAGCCGCGGGCGGCTCTTGGCCACTACGACAAGGCCGAGGATCACTACACCTGCTGGACCACGTCGCAGAACCCGCACGTCGCGCGGCTGGTGATGAGCGCCTTCTACAATGTCGCGCCGGAGAACAAGCTGCGTGTCATAGCTCCGGATGTCGGCGGCGGCTTTGGCTCCAAGATCTACATCTATCCCGAGGAGATCGTCTGCCTGTGGGCGTCGAAGAAGACCGGTGTGCCGGTCAAATGGGTAGCCGACCGCACGGAGAGCTTCCTCACCGACGCGCATGGCCGCGACCATCACACCCATGCCGAAATGGCCTTTGATGCGAACCACAAGATACTTGGCCTGAAGGTCGAGACCAAGGCCAATCTCGGCGCCTACATGTCGCTGTTCTCATCGGCGACGCCGACCTATCTCTACGCCACGCTGTTGTCGGGCCAGTACAACATTCCGGCGATCCACGCCAATGTGAAGGCGATCTACACCAACACCGCGCCAGTCGACGCCTATCGCGGTGCGGGGCGTCCGGAAGCGACCTTCGTCATGGAGCGCATGATGGAAACCGCCGCTCGCCAGTTCGGCGTGTCGCCGGCAGAGTTGCGGCGCAAGAATTTCGTCACCTCGTTCCCACACCAGACGCCGGTCATCATGTGCTATGACGCCGGCGACTATGCGGCTTCGCTCGATGCGGCCATGAAGGCTTCGGATTATGCCGGCTTTGCCAAGCGCAAGGCTGCTGCCGCCAAGAAGGGGCTGCTACGCGGCATCGGTATGAGTTGCTACATCGAGGCCTGCGGCATCGCGCCGTCGGCGGCGGTAGGCAGCCTTGGCGCCGGCGTCGGTCTTTGGGAATCAGCGGAGGTGCGGGTCAACGCTGTCGGCACGATCGAGGTGCTGACCGGCTCGCACAGCCATGGCCAGGGCCACGAAACGACGTTCGCGCAACTGGTCAACGAGCGTTTTGGAGTGCCGATCGATTCGGTTTCGATCGTCCACGGCGACACCGACAAGGTGCAGATGGGCATGGGCACCTACGGTTCGCGCTCGGGGGCGGTCGGCATGTCGGCCATCGTCAAGGCGCTCGACAAGGTTGAAGCCAAGGCCAAGAAGATCGCGGCTCATCTGCTCGAAGCCGACGAGGGCGATATCGTCATCGAGAATGGTGCGCTGAAGGTCGCCGGCACGGACAAGAACGTGCCATGGTTCCAGATGGCGCTCGCCGCCTACACCGCTCACAATCTGCCGGGCGGCATGGAGCCCGGGCTGAAGGAGACGGCGTTCTACGATCCGTCGAATTTCACCTTCCCGGCGGGCTGCTACATCTGCGAGGTCGAGGTCGATCCGGAAACCGGCCTGACCGAGATTGTTCAATTCGTCGCCGCCGATGATTTCGGCAACATCATCAATCCGATGATCGTCGAAGGCCAGGTGCATGGCGGACTGGCGCAAGGCATCGGCCAGGCACTGCTGGAAGGCGCCCACTATGACGCCAGCGGACAGCTGCTGACGGCGAGCTACATGGATTACACCATGCCGCGCGCCGGCGATCTGCCCTCGTTCACGGTCTCGACCTCGAACACCCCATGCCCGGGCAACCCGCTTGGGATCAAGGGCTGCGGCGAGGCTGGCGCCATCGGCTCGCCGCCGGCGGTGATCAACGCCATCACCGATGCCATCGGCATCGCCGATATAGCCATGCCGGCTTCGCCGTCCACCGTGTGGGCCGCGATCCGCGCCGCGACGAAGCACTGA
- a CDS encoding FAD binding domain-containing protein codes for MYSVNYHRAASVTEAAKLVKSGDAKLLSGGMTLIPAMKTRLAAPSDLVDLSRIKELHGVKVSGKTVTIGAATTHYDVANDEKLRKACPALAHLASLIGDPAVRHKGTIGGSIANNDPAADYPAALLALGATIVTNKREISADRFFKGLFETALKDGEIITAVSFTAPAKAAYEKFRNPASRYAIVGVFVAKGKDGVSVAVTGAGDDGVFRSKEIEAALAKNFDAASLAGIKVPARNLMSDIHASADYRANLIVVMAKRAVAAANA; via the coding sequence ATGTACTCGGTCAACTATCACCGTGCCGCCTCGGTCACTGAAGCCGCCAAGCTTGTGAAGAGCGGCGATGCCAAGCTTTTGTCGGGGGGCATGACCTTGATCCCCGCCATGAAGACGCGGCTGGCGGCTCCTTCAGATCTCGTCGACCTCTCGCGCATCAAGGAACTGCATGGCGTCAAGGTATCGGGCAAGACGGTCACCATCGGCGCCGCCACGACCCACTATGATGTCGCCAATGACGAGAAGCTGCGGAAGGCGTGTCCGGCGCTTGCCCATCTGGCGTCGCTGATCGGCGACCCGGCGGTGCGTCACAAGGGCACGATTGGCGGCTCGATCGCCAACAACGACCCGGCGGCGGACTACCCGGCGGCCCTGCTGGCGCTGGGCGCCACCATCGTCACCAACAAACGCGAGATATCAGCCGACAGGTTCTTCAAGGGACTGTTCGAAACGGCATTGAAGGACGGCGAGATCATCACCGCGGTCAGCTTCACCGCTCCGGCAAAGGCCGCTTACGAAAAATTCCGCAACCCGGCCTCGCGCTACGCGATCGTCGGCGTGTTCGTGGCCAAGGGCAAGGATGGCGTCAGCGTTGCCGTAACCGGCGCCGGCGACGACGGTGTCTTTCGCTCGAAGGAAATCGAGGCGGCACTTGCGAAGAATTTCGACGCCGCATCGCTTGCCGGCATCAAGGTGCCGGCCAGGAACCTGATGAGCGATATCCACGCTTCCGCCGACTATCGTGCAAATCTGATCGTGGTCATGGCCAAGCGCGCCGTGGCAGCCGCCAACGCCTGA
- a CDS encoding acyltransferase family protein: protein MSEISATHLVPSRAVVDRSARTRLAYLDGWRGLSIALVLIGHFFPVPGINLGVLGVEFFFVLSGRLMAEILFIERYPLKKFFKRRFSRIYPALLVFVIIAMIALSGTFIAFKWKAALTALTFTYNYAGILVTRAGALDHIWSLCVEEHAYVILALISATVLSRDRVLPLLVALALLAMANGAVSYWVFNLDYEATYWRTDVHIASILLSASICLLKAEDRLPDVLKGPYVALAAAAGAVFLFVDAVPTPIHYLLATPLLALAVNALDFSSRLFSGLLSSWPMTTLGLWSYSLYLWQQPFYKFVYEQGSNPWPMLAGAFACALCSYYLIERPAREWLNRNW, encoded by the coding sequence ATGTCCGAAATTTCCGCGACCCATTTGGTTCCGTCCCGGGCCGTTGTAGACAGATCGGCCAGGACAAGGTTGGCCTATCTCGATGGCTGGCGCGGCCTGTCGATCGCCCTGGTGTTGATCGGCCATTTTTTCCCGGTTCCCGGAATCAACCTCGGCGTGCTCGGCGTTGAGTTCTTCTTCGTGCTCAGCGGCCGGCTGATGGCCGAGATCCTGTTCATCGAACGGTATCCGCTGAAGAAGTTCTTCAAGCGCCGTTTCTCGCGCATCTATCCGGCGCTCCTGGTCTTCGTCATCATTGCCATGATCGCGCTGTCCGGCACATTCATCGCCTTCAAATGGAAGGCTGCGCTGACGGCGCTGACATTCACCTACAATTACGCGGGAATCCTCGTCACCCGCGCCGGGGCGCTTGACCATATCTGGTCGCTCTGCGTCGAGGAGCACGCCTATGTCATCCTGGCGCTGATCAGCGCGACGGTCCTCAGCCGCGACCGCGTCCTCCCTTTGCTGGTGGCGCTGGCCTTGCTCGCCATGGCCAATGGCGCGGTGTCGTACTGGGTCTTCAATCTGGACTACGAGGCCACTTACTGGCGCACCGACGTGCACATCGCATCAATCCTGCTGTCGGCCTCTATCTGCCTGCTCAAGGCCGAGGACAGGCTGCCGGACGTGCTGAAAGGGCCTTATGTCGCCCTGGCAGCGGCGGCTGGCGCGGTTTTCCTGTTCGTGGACGCGGTGCCGACGCCGATCCATTATCTCCTGGCTACGCCGCTGCTGGCGCTGGCCGTCAACGCGCTCGATTTCAGCAGCCGACTTTTTTCCGGTCTGCTGTCGTCCTGGCCAATGACGACATTGGGCCTGTGGTCATATTCGCTCTATCTGTGGCAGCAGCCATTCTACAAATTCGTCTATGAGCAAGGCAGCAACCCCTGGCCGATGCTGGCCGGCGCCTTTGCCTGCGCGCTCTGCAGCTACTACCTCATCGAGCGTCCGGCGCGCGAATGGCTCAATCGCAACTGGTGA
- a CDS encoding SRPBCC family protein — protein sequence MPSNVFRFDESWHIPEGTLRQVRDVLSDAELLPLWWGEDYKEVVPLDAKGKASVGSRARARARGALPYELNFIIEAAELAPGLVVVKTFGDFDGLWRAELSPSGAGTHVQLTWQVTVERPILKFLPPLLRPAFAWNHRWTTPRGEAGLRRI from the coding sequence ATGCCAAGCAACGTCTTCCGCTTCGACGAAAGCTGGCACATTCCCGAAGGCACACTTCGGCAAGTGCGGGACGTGCTCTCCGACGCCGAGTTGCTGCCGCTGTGGTGGGGCGAGGACTATAAGGAAGTGGTGCCGCTCGACGCCAAGGGCAAGGCGTCAGTTGGTTCGCGGGCAAGGGCGCGTGCTCGCGGCGCCCTGCCCTATGAACTGAACTTCATCATCGAGGCCGCCGAACTCGCGCCTGGCCTGGTGGTGGTGAAGACCTTCGGCGATTTTGACGGATTGTGGCGGGCCGAACTGTCGCCGTCAGGCGCCGGCACCCATGTTCAGCTGACCTGGCAGGTCACGGTCGAGAGGCCCATCCTCAAATTCCTCCCACCGTTGCTGCGGCCGGCCTTCGCATGGAACCATCGCTGGACAACGCCGCGCGGCGAAGCCGGCCTGCGCCGTATCTGA
- a CDS encoding GNAT family N-acetyltransferase: protein MTSPIDRIAPDDEAAILALNNEHAAELSWLEAERLSFLLGEAFYARRIGDLEAFIMTFDQEANYDSPNFVWFRERYERFIYVDRVVVAAHARGRGHARRLYQDLFEHAERAGYTLVTCEVNIDPPNPASDAFHAALGFAEVGDAVIHGGKKAVRYYARRIVA from the coding sequence ATGACCTCTCCGATAGACCGCATAGCGCCGGACGACGAGGCGGCCATACTGGCGCTCAACAACGAACATGCGGCGGAACTCTCCTGGCTCGAAGCCGAGCGGCTGTCGTTCCTGCTTGGCGAGGCATTCTACGCGCGGCGCATCGGCGATCTCGAAGCCTTCATCATGACCTTCGACCAGGAAGCCAACTACGACAGCCCGAACTTCGTCTGGTTCCGCGAGCGCTATGAACGCTTCATCTATGTCGACCGCGTCGTCGTGGCGGCGCACGCAAGGGGCCGCGGCCATGCGCGCCGGCTCTATCAGGATCTGTTCGAGCATGCGGAGCGCGCCGGCTACACGCTGGTCACCTGCGAGGTCAACATCGACCCGCCCAACCCGGCGTCGGATGCCTTCCATGCCGCTCTCGGTTTCGCCGAAGTCGGCGACGCGGTCATCCATGGCGGCAAGAAAGCCGTGCGCTATTACGCCAGGCGGATCGTCGCCTGA
- a CDS encoding copper homeostasis protein CutC, with protein sequence MTTQPRPPLIEICVEGIDGLLAAQAAGADRVELCASLVEGGITPSLGTVRAALDQATVPFHVMVRPRGGDFLYSETEYGSMLADVAALRDLGAAGVVFGCLNADGTIDEKRMGELTQAAGSLNVTCHRAFDMTRDPSEALEALVRCKVGRVLTSGQRDTAIEGLPLLADLVRQAGDRIIILGCGGLNLANIAEVRKKTGLAEMHFAALKDVPSAMGYRNPKVGMGGSDLDREYRNTLTDTPLVAATIAAAKA encoded by the coding sequence TTGACCACACAACCCCGCCCGCCGCTGATCGAAATCTGTGTCGAAGGCATTGATGGGCTGCTCGCAGCGCAGGCTGCCGGCGCCGATCGGGTCGAACTGTGCGCCAGCCTGGTCGAAGGCGGCATCACGCCGAGCCTGGGCACGGTGCGCGCGGCGCTGGACCAAGCGACGGTGCCGTTTCATGTCATGGTGCGGCCGCGCGGTGGCGATTTTCTCTACAGCGAGACCGAATACGGCTCGATGCTCGCCGACGTCGCCGCGCTGCGCGATCTCGGCGCGGCCGGCGTGGTGTTCGGCTGCCTGAACGCCGACGGCACCATCGACGAGAAGCGCATGGGCGAGCTGACGCAGGCCGCCGGGTCCCTGAATGTGACCTGCCACCGCGCCTTCGACATGACACGTGATCCCAGCGAGGCGCTGGAAGCGCTAGTCCGCTGCAAAGTCGGCCGCGTGCTGACCAGCGGTCAGCGCGACACCGCGATCGAAGGCCTGCCATTGCTGGCCGATCTGGTGCGGCAAGCGGGCGACCGTATAATCATCCTCGGCTGCGGCGGGCTCAATCTCGCCAACATCGCCGAGGTGCGCAAAAAGACCGGTCTGGCCGAAATGCATTTCGCGGCGCTGAAGGATGTGCCAAGCGCCATGGGTTACCGCAATCCCAAGGTCGGCATGGGCGGCTCCGATCTCGATCGCGAGTACCGCAACACATTGACCGACACACCGCTGGTGGCGGCGACGATCGCGGCGGCCAAGGCATGA
- a CDS encoding carboxymuconolactone decarboxylase family protein, with protein sequence MQARITNPVMLIPGALQALLALDKSTEAADVPYVTRKLIHLRASQINNCAVCVDMHARELKKAGEKDERIFALAAWRETPYFTDAERAALALAEAGTRLADRPDAVPDDVWDEAARHYDEKALAALVVQIALINAFNRLNATTRQRVGAWG encoded by the coding sequence ATGCAAGCTCGAATCACGAACCCGGTCATGCTCATCCCGGGCGCCCTGCAAGCGCTGCTGGCTCTGGACAAGTCGACGGAGGCGGCCGACGTGCCTTATGTGACGCGCAAGCTCATTCATCTGCGCGCCAGCCAGATCAACAATTGCGCCGTCTGCGTGGACATGCACGCGCGCGAACTGAAAAAAGCCGGTGAAAAGGACGAGCGCATCTTCGCGCTGGCCGCATGGCGGGAGACGCCGTACTTCACCGATGCCGAACGGGCGGCCCTGGCGCTGGCCGAGGCAGGCACAAGGCTCGCCGACCGCCCCGACGCCGTGCCGGACGATGTCTGGGACGAAGCCGCCAGGCACTATGATGAAAAGGCGCTAGCCGCCTTGGTTGTCCAGATCGCCTTGATCAACGCCTTCAATCGGCTGAACGCGACGACCCGACAGAGGGTCGGAGCCTGGGGCTGA
- a CDS encoding cupin domain-containing protein — protein sequence MRKILVSVLLTGAVLYANCALALDSSGTPVVVTPLASRTTTASGQPITLPQKNVQVLVSTYDIAPGATLPVHRHPFPRYAYVEAGTLKVTNVETGNSNTYKTGDFIVEMIGQWHQATNIGDGPVKLLVIDQVEEGAKNTELRQ from the coding sequence ATGCGGAAAATCCTGGTATCGGTACTGCTGACCGGAGCCGTACTTTATGCGAATTGCGCTCTCGCACTCGACAGCAGCGGCACGCCTGTCGTTGTGACACCGCTTGCATCGCGCACGACAACCGCGTCCGGCCAGCCGATCACGCTGCCGCAAAAGAACGTGCAGGTGCTGGTGTCGACCTATGATATCGCGCCGGGCGCGACCTTGCCGGTGCACCGGCACCCCTTCCCGCGTTACGCCTATGTCGAGGCCGGAACGTTGAAGGTCACCAATGTCGAGACCGGCAACAGCAACACCTACAAGACAGGCGATTTCATCGTCGAAATGATCGGGCAGTGGCATCAAGCCACCAATATCGGCGATGGCCCGGTCAAGCTCCTGGTGATCGATCAGGTCGAGGAAGGCGCCAAGAATACGGAATTGCGGCAGTAG
- a CDS encoding winged helix-turn-helix transcriptional regulator, translated as MPGFTCGLDATLRVIAGKWKPLILYFLAQGGPTRYGELRRAVRDVSDKMLIQQLKELETDGLVKRTDYKEIPPRVDYSLTPLGLSLAEALVPLCTWGTENMAEVTRVFALREALNGKIR; from the coding sequence TTGCCAGGCTTCACCTGCGGCCTCGACGCCACCCTGCGAGTCATCGCGGGCAAGTGGAAGCCGCTAATCCTTTACTTCCTCGCCCAGGGTGGCCCCACCCGCTATGGCGAGTTGCGACGGGCCGTGCGCGACGTCAGCGACAAGATGCTGATCCAGCAGCTCAAGGAGCTGGAGACCGACGGTCTCGTGAAGCGGACCGACTACAAGGAGATCCCTCCTCGGGTGGATTACAGTCTCACCCCGCTCGGCCTCAGCCTGGCCGAGGCCCTCGTGCCGCTCTGCACCTGGGGCACGGAAAACATGGCTGAAGTCACGCGCGTCTTCGCCCTGCGGGAGGCCTTGAACGGCAAGATACGGTGA